In a single window of the Cucurbita pepo subsp. pepo cultivar mu-cu-16 chromosome LG18, ASM280686v2, whole genome shotgun sequence genome:
- the LOC111779675 gene encoding non-structural maintenance of chromosomes element 4 homolog A-like — protein MRPVKRESAASSRTNRSRGGAVAVDAASLRGVKRERMVAREREKSGVDNTTEEEEGQQELSKRRVLRSRYLAVIHEISERREDLSKDLDKFNVIINEVEKLHEQVQKPREQVADAEALQDIASSLMTSIRSQSNEGVTPSDFVSCLLREFADINGNITSEENDLVSVSWKDIGLSVSSIFMNGHGCRTMLGPMSNQLKQRKTTNISRKRSRPTESYRPTEVEDNVSEEKTDTDKNMGIMFGILRRNKTVKLEHLILNRKSFAQTVENLFALSFLVKDGRAAITIDENGSHFVSPKNAPAHSAIMSHEVNYSHFVFRFDFKDWKPMVDMVPVGDELMPHRNILNSAQVPQAEASTDDSEAAALPTTPIRKLSRNRGLVMQSVVEDSPDNGAHSGATAILRCKRKLNQGMVN, from the exons ATGAGGCCTGTCAAACGCGAATCCGCCGCCAGCAGCCGCACTAATCGGAGTAGAGGCGGCGCTGTTGCTGTCGATGCTGCGAGTTTAAGGGGCGTTAAGCGGGAGAGGATGGTAGCTCGGGAGCGAGAGAAGTCCGGCGTGGATAATACgactgaagaagaagagggtcAGCAAGAGTTGTCGAAGCGGCGGGTTCTTCGCTCTCGGTACCTTGCTGTTATTCATGAGATTAGCG AACGAAGAGAAGATTTGTCGAAGGATTTGGATAAGTTTAATGTTATCATCAATGAGGTGGAAAAGTTGCACGAGCAAG TTCAGAAGCCAAGGGAACAAGTTGCAGATGCAGAGGCGTTGCAAGATATTGCAAGCTCCCTCATGACCTCTATTAGGTCTCAGTCGAATGAAGGTGTTACTCCATCAGATTTTGTCAGTTGTCTTCTCAGAGAGTTTGCTGACATTAACGGTAATATAACATCCGAAGAAAACGACCTGGTTTCTGTCAGTTGGAAAGATATTGGACTCAGTGTTTCGTCCATTTTCATGAATGGCCATGGATGCCGCACCAT GCTTGGACCTATGAGCAATCAGTTGAAGCAGCGAAAAACTACTAATATTTCCAGGAAACGTTCCCGACCTACTGAAAGTTATAGACCTACAGAG GTCGAAGATAATGTATCTGAAGAAAAAACAGATACAGATAAGAACATGGGTATCATGTTTGGAATTTTGAGGAGGAACAAAACCGTTAAACTTGAACATTTGATATTGAATAGAAAGTCTTTTGCTCAGACAGTAGAGAATTTATTTGCTCTATCCTTTCTAGTTAAGGATGGTCGGGCTGCGATAACTATTGATGAAAATGGTTCTCATTTTGTGT CACCGAAGAACGCCCCTGCCCATAGTGCCATTATGTCACATGAAGTTAATTACAGTCATTTTGTGTTCAGATTCGATTTCAAGGATTGGAAG CCAATGGTGGATATGGTACCAGTTGGAGATGAGCTGATGCCACACAGGAACATACTGAACTCAGCGCAGGTGCCTCAAGCAGAAGCATCGACGGACGATTCTGAAGCAGCAGCATTACCTACTACACCAATTCGAAAGCTGTCGCGAAATCGAGGTTTAGTTATGCAATCTGTTGTTGAAGATTCTCCTGATAATGGCGCTCATTCAGGAGCAACTGCAATCTTGAGGTGTAAGAGAAAGCTTAATCAAGGTATGGTTAACTAG